tttttcccactgggttttctttagcaaggtttttaacgaggcagtaacttacagttgatcttcaacaaacaaaattgctatccaagggggagtgttataatatataaatatatatatatataaatggatagtcaattattgatacacaaaagtaatattattgtattacctaaacttgtgatatttttgctataaatagccatgaatacaagcattaaacttgcacaatttctcacacttacaaagtgtttctttctttctctccattatcatctttgttcttacacttcattattagtattcttaatcaagaatcaaatcactaaaggtagttataagcctactgaattataacatcaagaatcaaaccactaaaggtagttataagcctactgaattataataaTATGCAGCAATGACTAGTATGTAGAAAATATGAATTACAATTCAAAACAACTCTGATGGTGTGTATATTATTACTATAAGATGAATTGACATGTTTCAGTTTGGACCTGAAAATGTTACCCTTTATTGATAATTATTTAAAGTCACAATATTCTTAGACACCTTCATGGAACTGTTCACTTATCTTCAGCTGCAGCAGCGGAATTAAAATGTTCACGCGTAAGTCGATACTTGGTTATCATTTTCTCTCGATCGGGCCAATTTTCTTTGATCACCGAGATATTGCAAAAGTTGTCCTTCCAAGCCGATATCAATGGATATCTCCGTTTGTCTAAGAGTTCTATTCCACCCGTTTCTTCAAATATTTCAAGATAATTTGCGATCCAACCAAAAACGAGATCTAAGAATCCAACTGTTTCTCCATTAAAGAACTTCTTTCCAATTAGCTGGTTTTCAATGATGTCTAGGTGCTTCAAGGCTCTACCCTTTGCTTCTTCTTGCTCTGCTCCTTGTCTGACATAAGCATTAGTTACTGATGACATCACCTACATTTGATATAACACCAAGATTATATCTTTGTTTTCTTTTACTTGTTTTGCTTTGAGCTTGAATGTTAAAAGTTTAttaaaagtttatttttattttttgtgcaAAAATAACGAAAATTATATAACAAATGCAGATTTATTGAAACATGAAAGAAACCAAATAGCATAAAACCAATACGAAACAGCTAAGCTCCAGACTAAAAAACAAAACTAGCAAAAACAACAACACGTATCTACAATCGAGACTAACCGAGGCCTAAACTAACAAAACAGCCCGTAACAACATGGAAACAAGCACACTTAAGCAAACATCCAACAAAGCTAAACATAACAAACCCGAATAACAAAAAAAAAGGTAGATTTAAACAAAACACGACGAACAAAACtatcaaaaaaaaaagaaagagacCAAACCGGAGCGAGCTATTAGGACACGGAAGGTGTTTTTCGAATCTTGAGGCCCGGTGACGAATCTCCTCGCCCGATTTATCGAACATGATTATTTCTTTTTGTTTATTTAACCACTATGGTAacacaatttttttattttttgcatATACATATAATCTTTAATCTTTGCATTAGTTCTTCTTTGAATACCTTTCTCTGAGTTTCCCTCAGATAATAAAACAAATAATGATTCTCTGAACTAACAAGTAGGGGTGAGCATGGGGCGGTTGGAGGTGGTTAGGGACAATAACCGCCCCCATAACCGCAACTTCGgttaattaatattgttaaccgtTCGGTTGAGTTAATAATGGTTCGGTTGATCTGGTTAATTCAGTTAAATCGGTTAATATTAAGTGGTTAATTTAGTTAACCATTTGTGACaaaaaagataataatattaattttgtgAACAAATtgcatattattatttaatataagaGTTTGTTGATAATAACATAAAAATGGATTCAGATAGCTAACTACCAAATGATAAATTAATCAAAGAATTAAAATCACAGACAACAATCATCTTCATCGATAATAGATTAGGCATCAGCTAAGCTTTACATGATACTTGACAGATTCGGGGATATAAAATTGTCATACTGCTCGCTGCAAGCTCATGTGAAAAAATCTTAATAGTAGGGGTGCAGTTAAATCGGTGCGGATATTCTTAATTTTCATAACCGAACCACAAGTTGCGGTTAATCCAAAATGTTAACCATAAACGCGGTTATATGTTTGGTTTGGTTAATTCGGTTCGATTATAACGGTTAATACTGCTACGGTTTGGTTAATTCGGTTTTTTGCTCGGGCCTACTAACAAGAACATATGGATTGTAGTTATTTCACAAGAATGATTATTTACCTGCTCATCATTAAACTTTGCCCAAAATCGTGCGGTAGCTCTAGCTAGCGGATCTTCCGGTAATAAACGAGTACCTGTCTTCCATGTCTCATCGATGTATTCGAGAATTACAAGTGATTCGCATATAGGTTTTCCATTGTGCAGCAAAACAGGTACTTTTTTGTAAACAGGATTGTATTCGAGTAGCAATGAACTCTTGTTTGCAAGATCTTCATAGATGGTCTCATACTCTATACCTTTTAGTTTTAATGCCCAAACAATCCTTAGAGCATAACGGCTTGACCATGTCCTGAAAAGCTTCACCTCTCccattttattttatgttttgtagCATAAAACTTCAATCATAAGGCCTTTTTGTTTAGTTTTATAGTACCACGACAAGGTAGGTTAGTGGTTGGGCTCTGACATACTTTTAAGAAGTCTAAGATTTGAATCTTTTGTGACTAGGTAAGACATGGATATAATCAGAGAATAATCCTGATGGGCTGCGTATAGTAGAGTTTGTGGTTCAATTACTAAACCCTGAATAACCCGAATAGAGAAAACCTTATAATTTTCTAGTGTGTACAAGTCCAA
This genomic stretch from Rutidosis leptorrhynchoides isolate AG116_Rl617_1_P2 chromosome 11, CSIRO_AGI_Rlap_v1, whole genome shotgun sequence harbors:
- the LOC139876548 gene encoding probable glutathione S-transferase, whose amino-acid sequence is MGEVKLFRTWSSRYALRIVWALKLKGIEYETIYEDLANKSSLLLEYNPVYKKVPVLLHNGKPICESLVILEYIDETWKTGTRLLPEDPLARATARFWAKFNDEQVMSSVTNAYVRQGAEQEEAKGRALKHLDIIENQLIGKKFFNGETVGFLDLVFGWIANYLEIFEETGGIELLDKRRYPLISAWKDNFCNISVIKENWPDREKMITKYRLTREHFNSAAAAEDK